Proteins encoded by one window of Aspergillus chevalieri M1 DNA, chromosome 6, nearly complete sequence:
- a CDS encoding phosphosulfolactate synthase (COG:S;~EggNog:ENOG410PJ3F;~InterPro:IPR003830,IPR036112,IPR013785;~PFAM:PF02679;~go_function: GO:0003824 - catalytic activity [Evidence IEA]), whose amino-acid sequence MLSTPRLATSKNLLGLASRQLFKAASVAPARGFSTTPSSEMQKDVTLLQDKANGFGFARSNPRPAKPRSTGVTEIRGPYYSVMGKRYLADVLETMGTHVDGLKFAGGSFSLFQEKPLRELIDLAHQYGVYVSTGGWAEHLLTHPDANSVFDKYLTKCKDLGFDVIELSSGFLSFPDDDWLRLVDKVHSYKLKAKPELGIQFGAGGDTPASGLEAIGTSDPGKLVNLGHKFLNAGVERLMIESEGITENVDSWRTDVVSRIMKELPQERVMFEAADPKVYNWYIREFGIDVNLFVDHSQIVQLSCLRHGIWGTADTWGKIVSFRPE is encoded by the exons ATGTTATCCACACCCCGGCTTGCTACTTCCAAGAATCTCTTGGGCCTGGCCTCGCGCCAGCTTTTCAAGGCTGCCTCGGTTGCACCAGCCAGAGGTTTCTCTACTACGCCCTCTTCAGAAATGCAAAAGGATGTTACCCTGTTACAGGACAAGGCCAATGGCTTTGGCTTTGCCCGCTCGAACCCTCGTCCCGCTAAACCGAGAAGCACTGGTGTTACGGAAATCAGAGGACCATACTACTCG GTGATGGGCAAGCGTTATCTGGCCGATGTTCTAGAGACGATGGGTACACACGTTGATGGTCTGAAGTTTGCAGGAG GCTCTTTCTCGCTCTTCCAGGAGAAGCCATTGCGGGAATTGATTGACCTGGCTCACCAGTATGGTGTTTACGTCTCAACC GGTGGATGGGCCGAGCACCTCCTCACACACCCAGATGCCAACTCGGTCTTTGACAAGTACCTTACCAAGTGCAAGGACTTGGG CTTTGACGTGATTGAACTCTCATCCGgcttcctttccttccccGACGACGACTGGCTCCGCCTCGTTGACAAGGTCCACTCATACAAACTCAAAGCGAAACCCGAACTAGGCATCCAATTCGGTGCCGGCGGTGACACCCCAGCCTCCGGCCTGGAAGCTATCGGCACCTCTGACCCCGGCAAGCTCGTAAACCTCGGCCACAAGTTCCTCAATGCAGGCGTTGAGCGCTTAATGATCGAGTCCGAGGGTATCACCGAGAACGTGGACTCCTGGCGCACCGACGTCGTCTCCCGCATCATGAAGGAACTCCCTCAAGAGCGCGTTATGTTCGAGGCTGCTGACCCTAAAGTATACAACTGGTACATTCGGGAGTTTGGTATTGACGTCAACCTCTTCGTGGACCATAGCCAGATTGTGCAGCTTTCTTGCCTACGTCATGGTATCTGGGGTACTGCTGATACTTGGGGCAAAATTGTTTCGTTCCGGCCGGAGTAA
- a CDS encoding uncharacterized protein (COG:S;~EggNog:ENOG410Q2FM;~SECRETED:SignalP(1-32);~TransMembrane:1 (n21-32c37/38o110-129i)) has product MLFFLQSFSEKRSTSHLIMNLSLALLLQILSASKTSSAGTSTRLRAVGGSFENATTSKIVQEDRSEIYSWIKKALTVNKVIEDVKKQKFNFTRDDFQNTTSSLWTRDSPIFIHGLLKIFILFALQVYLFTGARIGAFVPEHKYRNQRGLRYRVPQ; this is encoded by the exons ATGTTGTTCTTTTTACAGA GTTTCTCAGAGAAGAGGAGTACCAGCCACCTGATTATGAACTTAAGCCTGGCGCTCCTGCTCCAGATACtgtctgcatcaaagacttcaTCTGCTGGTACATCGACTCGTCTGCGGGCTGTGGGAGG CAGTTTTGAGAATGCCACGACAAGCAAAATTGTACAAGAAGATCGGAGCGAGATATACTCA TGGATTAAAAAAGCCCTGACAGTGAATAAAGTTATCGAAGATGTCAAGAAACAAAAATTCAACTTTACTAGAGATGACTTTCAAAACACTACTTCTTCACTGTGGACGCGTGACAGCCCGATCTTTATCCATGGACTTCTCAAGATCTTCATCTTATTTGCACTACAAGTGTATCTTTTTACCGGAGCAAGGATTGGTGCTTTTGTCCCGGAGCATAAATACAGGAATCAGAGAGGACTTCGCTATAGG GTGCCCCAGTAG
- a CDS encoding uncharacterized protein (COG:S;~EggNog:ENOG410Q0KM) produces the protein MDRKKEIQALFEQSRQSFKKAFPVSRRIQQLEAYLQDESLSHQHVNIHAALHMYKTGQLEYGYGYTLFVEGQVVPMDAIPKDLMMAPKWAEGLGTQLGSTAPVPPQPKALETSKQPQVLEENSQPEALGTQLAHYTSYYANGTGTHMMAALVRLLPPFGGDPNLVRMITFINDTGSSFLSLDPYDLLALGHTPYYAGNLGLTDLLTANGTVQRPIVMVEMQLLDVDGNPVSDWFVEHAVRAPLFAGTERLSGQGMRNFLYFGTAPGNGSLYIAEKKHRLVRQLPTV, from the exons ATGgatagaaagaaagaaattcAAGCTTTGTTTGAACAATCCAGACAATCATTCAAAAAGGCCTTCCCAGTCTCAAGAAGGATCCAGCAACTAGAAGCCTACCTTCAAGATGAGAGCCTGAGCCACCAGCATGTCAATATCCACGCCGCACTTCACATGTACAAGACAGGGCAACTTGAATATGGGTACGGATATACTCTTTTCGTCGAAGGACAAGTTGTACCCATGGATGCTATTCCAAAGGACTTGATGATGGCGCCAAAGTGGGCAGAG GGCTTGGGAACTCAACTTGGAAGCACCGCGCCTGTACCTCCGCAGCCTAAGGCTTTGGAAACAAGCAAGCAGCCTCAGGTATTGGAAGAGAATAGCCAGCCAGAG GCGCTAGGGACTCAGCTTGCACACTACACGTCGTATTACGCCAACGGTACTGGTACTCACATG ATGGCTGCACTCGTCCGACTCCTTCCCCCATTTGGCGGAGATCCAAACTTAGTCCGCATGATTACCTTCATTAACGACACAGGATCGTCCTTCCTAAGCTTGGACCCATATGATTTGCTCGCTCTTGGCCACACCCCCTACTATGCAGGAAATCTTGGGCTTACTGACCTGCTGACCGCTAATGGAACTGTGCAAAGACCGATAGTAATGGTTGAAATGCAGCTCCTTGacgtcgatggtaaccctgTGTCTGATTGGTTCGTTGAGCATGCAGTTCGGGCCCCGTTATTTGCAGGCACCGAGCGTTTGTCAGGCCAGGGAATGCGAAACTTTTTGTACTTTGGCACTGCTCCTGGAAATGGCAGTCTCTATATTGCCGAGAAAAAACACAGACTTGTCAGGCAGCTCCCCACTGTGTAG
- a CDS encoding uncharacterized protein (COG:S;~EggNog:ENOG410PWQR), whose amino-acid sequence MPSSRASSLYSSPVHHYPAPPKLDLADAHSQLYQTPSTTSASSSLFQTISTSSCKRSCTGSSDKRCSLHDFSAAATHDGDDHLYRSSWLGRDENVAGIEYDHPDIHGELPLAPPVDASVDLLSSHTGNGRKRSHQEQQEGAQDKKDITLSAPPASWGQSVMNVVGKVWSFCWSGAQPPQYKQHFLAVLTLSPPKFFFLPKLPSESGYIYTISLPSTTIAIHSRFTEIVINA is encoded by the coding sequence ATGCCTAGTTCTCGTGCCTCTTCTCTCTACAGCTCCCCCGTCCATCACTACCCCGCTCCACCAAAGCTTGATCTGGCTGACGCTCATTCCCAGCTCTACCAGACTCCCTCTACCACTTCTGCTTCGTCTTCCCTCTTCCAGACTATTTCTACGAGTTCTTGCAAACGATCCTGCACCGGAAGTTCCGATAAACGCTGTTCTCTTCATGACTTCTCCGCCGCTGCCACTCATGATGGTGACGATCATCTCTATCGCTCGTCCTGGTTGGGTCGGGATGAGAATGTCGCTGGAATAGAATATGATCACCCAGACATTCATGGAGAACTACCTCTAGCTCCTCCTGTCGATGCCAGTGTCGATCTTTTATCCAGTCACACTGGAAACGGCCGCAAGCGCAGTCATCAGGAACAGCAGGAAGGAGCTCAGGACAAGAAGGATATTACTCTATCAGCACCTCCGGCTAGCTGGGGTCAATCTGTGATGAATGTTGTGGGCAAAGTGTGGAGTTTTTGCTGGTCGGGCGCCCAGCCTCCCCAGTATAAACAGCACTTCCTCGCTGTTCTGACCTTGTCCCCTCCCAaatttttcttccttccaaAACTCCCTTCCGAATCAGGATATATTTATACCATTTCTTTACCTAGCACCACGATAGCGATACATAGTCGATTCACCGAAATAGTCATAAACGCCTAA
- a CDS encoding putative C6 transcription factor (COG:S;~EggNog:ENOG410PM76;~InterPro:IPR036864,IPR007219,IPR001138;~PFAM:PF00172,PF04082;~TransMembrane:2 (o440-461i518-536o);~go_function: GO:0000981 - DNA-binding transcription factor activity, RNA polymerase II-specific [Evidence IEA];~go_function: GO:0003677 - DNA binding [Evidence IEA];~go_function: GO:0008270 - zinc ion binding [Evidence IEA];~go_process: GO:0006351 - transcription, DNA-templated [Evidence IEA];~go_process: GO:0006355 - regulation of transcription, DNA-templated [Evidence IEA]) has translation MPRAGTSTTPGARLRCRRACDSCKRRKQKCNGEQPCTICMQRRKESECHFSDKPARMLRPNGTKEAMLLSEHMVSTPQRQTAMDHLLNSLEDRSANIEQHQPRDDKDGTAPVPKVARLLRDGQGKFMYIGDSASLSFLQSVRRIVSASIGRCEFTEDNSRHSMLEAFQSNPSMQAGPLMEPPKNEEAQRLAGQFVLATSPLLDLFDLHEFHPRLANWIENPRGDEDTVSSIFYLVLAIGSQVSTTNQTLAEQYFVSGRQLAFSAFTETPSLYTIQSYVLISMYMLGACRRNGAFMNLGTALRAAYAVGIHRKDANALFCDRERRARERVWKSLRMMDLFLSASLGRPLATSDIDHDPREDAMPSAEQQQQQTPQEQLSVAVVTLSRIFERILTDVYMKQVVSIHVAETISNQHRAWVRSLPVFLRMQTERLDSKTLDGTLAAAHVFGSYYWSIILLTRPFLIYRVSQYVKSKAGPTESRSSNSRIALFADACVYSALRGLDIVDDLAKFTSLPRRLPFLINSVFNSAIVLGAAFFADYDNLLPLEEGMDKAQKFLELFTPHDPHACRFSQIIIYLRGAVAEYVRRRNRQWMERRSKQVDQLFGQVGPEPAAPSPLTPDNNISRSSSFLSQQHPPDMPTTTATPTATPHNHPTSNDVWDTLCGGEGPSGGLPYDPATISALTTTGIPVGCSPGGTIPPLQPPPPLSSSSGQLATDVTAPTRVEQDGHTPISDVIFPDNGLLYMAEDLPVFGIWEDA, from the coding sequence ATGCCTCGCGCGGGTACGAGTACAACTCCCGGCGCGCGCCTCCGGTGCAGACGAGCGTGCGACAGCTGTAAACGGAGGAAACAGAAGTGCAACGGGGAGCAACCATGTACGATCTGCATGCAGCGGCGCAAGGAATCAGAATGCCACTTCTCAGATAAACCAGCGCGAATGCTTAGACCCAACGGCACGAAAGAGGCCATGCTACTTAGTGAACATATGGTTTCTACGCCACAGCGGCAAACGGCAATGGACCACCTGCTGAATTCGCTCGAGGATCGCAGCGCGAATATAGAACAACATCAACCGCGGGATGACAAGGATGGGACAGCCCCGGTGCCGAAGGTGGCGCGACTTTTGCGTGATGGACAGGGGAAATTTATGTACATCGGGGACTCGGCTAGTTTGTCTTTCTTGCAGAGTGTTCGACGGATCGTGTCAGCATCGATCGGTCGGTGTGAGTTTACGGAGGATAATTCGCGACACTCGATGCTGGAGGCCTTCCAAAGTAATCCCAGTATGCAGGCGGGGCCACTGATGGAACCACCGAAGAATGAAGAGGCTCAGCGACTGGCTGGTCAGTTTGTCCTGGCGACCAGTCCGTTGTTAGATTTGTTCGATCTTCATGAGTTCCATCCGCGTTTGGCAAATTGGATTGAGAATCCAAGGGGTGACGAGGATACTGTCAGTTCGATCTTTTATCTGGTTCTTGCAATTGGGTCACAAGTGTCCACTACCAACCAGACCCTTGCAGAGCAGTATTTTGTTAGTGGGCGGCAATTGGCGTTTTCCGCTTTTACTGAAACCCCAAGTCTTTACACCATTCAGTCATATGTGTTGATTTCAATGTATATGCTTGGTGCATGTCGGCGCAATGGCGCGTTCATGAACCTCGGAACCGCACTACGAGCTGCATATGCAGTCGGGATCCACCGAAAAGATGCGAATGCATTGTTCTGCGATAGAGAACGTCGGGCTCGCGAGCGTGTGTGGAAGAGCTTGCGAATGATGGATCTATTCCTTAGTGCCTCATTAGGGCGTCCTCTGGCGACGTCGGACATTGACCATGACCCCCGAGAAGATGCTATGCCGTCAgcggaacagcagcaacaacaaactCCACAAGAGCAGCTTTCTGTGGCTGTCGTCACTTTGTCGCGTATTTTCGAACGGATCCTCACCGATGTGTACATGAAACAAGTTGTTTCGATCCATGTAGCTGAAACGATTTCCAATCAACACCGTGCATGGGTTCGAAGTTTGCCTGTCTTCCTTCGAATGCAGACAGAGCGACTGGATTCCAAGACACTCGATGGCACTTTGGCAGCAGCCCATGTCTTTGGTTCTTATTATTGGTCGATAATTCTCTTAACTCGGCCGTTTCTCATCTACCGCGTGTCACAATATGTGAAAAGTAAAGCTGGCCCAACCGAGTCTCGTTCCAGCAACTCTCGCATCGCACTTTTTGCTGACGCATGCGTTTACTCGGCGTTGCGAGGGCTCGATATCGTCGACGACCTCGCCAAGTTTACATCCCTGCCACGCCGGCTACCATTCCTGATCAACTCTGTCTTCAATTCGGCCATCGTCCTTGGTGCAGCTTTCTTTGCAGACTACGACAACCTCCTCCCGCTCGAAGAGGGTATGGACAAGGCCCAGAAGTTCCTGGAGCTTTTCACTCCTCATGACCCCCATGCCTGTCGTTTCTCCCAGATCATCATTTACCTCCGAGGAGCGGTAGCCGAGTACGTCCGGCGACGGAATCGTCAATGGATGGAACGTCGCAGTAAACAGGTCGATCAGCTATTCGGCCAAGTTGGGCCTGAACCCGCCGCCCCATCTCCTCTAACTCCGGATAATAATATTTCTCGAAGTTCCTCTTTCCTGTCCCAACAACACCCGCCCGACATGCCTACTACTACCGCCACTCCCACTGCTACGCCCCATAACCATCCCACTAGCAATGACGTTTGGGACACTCTCTGCGGTGGTGAGGGTCCTTCGGGTGGTCTCCCCTATGATCCCGCCACGATCTCAGCGCTCACCACAACTGGTATTCCCGTGGGCTGTTCGCCCGGCGGCACTATTCCACCATTGCAACCCCCGCCACCATTGTCATCCTCATCCGGGCAGCTTGCGACTGACGTGACTGCTCCAACAAGAGTGGAACAAGACGGCCATACGCCTATCTCTGATGTTATCTTCCCGGATAATGGTCTGCTGTATATGGCGGAGGATCTTCCTGTCTTTGGGATTTGGGAGGATGCTTGA